CTTTTCCGGGTGGCCCATCACCGGGTCGCACAGATAGAGAGCCTTCGGGTTGACCGACTTGATGCGTGCAACACCGCTGAGAATCGCCCGGCCCTGCGCTGCGCTGCCCAGGTAACCGGACAGCACCGCGTCACAGTTGCCCAGCTCACCAATGGCCGCGATACCTTCGACCAGCTCGGGAATCTGCTGCGGCGCCAGCACTTCGCCGGTCCATTGGCCGTACTGGGTGTGGTTGGAAAACTGCACGGTGTTGAGCGGCCAGACATTCACCCCGACCCGCTGCATCGGAAATACAGCGGCGCTGTTACCGGCGTGGCCGAACACCACATGGGACTGAATGGCGAGCAGATGAGGCGTACGTTTCATTCGGGTTTTCCGTAAAACGATTGAAATTCAAGCCGCGCAGTATGCGACGAAACGCAGCCTGTACGACAGACCGGCGACGCAGTTAAGCTGGCACTATCTTTTGGAGTTTCCTGTTGATGCTGACCCTCGAAAACATCTTTGTGCTGATGCTGTTCGCCGCCGCCGGTGCGTGGCTTTGGCACAACCACGGCTTGCGCGAGCGTGCGCTGGAGCGGGTCAAACAGCATTGCATCAACGTCGGCGTGGAGCTGCTGGACGGGAACGTCGCGTTGAAGAAAATTGGTTTGATCAAGGATGCCAATGGTCGGCGACGCCTGGCGCGGATCTATAACTTCGAGTTCACCGTGACCGGCGAAACCCGGCACAACGGCACCATCACTCAATTTGGCGCCCACAGTGCGCAGATTGAATTGGCGCCCTACCCGGCACCGTTCGACGACACGCCGCCAGTGGTTGAGGTGCATAAGCCTCGGGCTGAAGTGATCGAGCTGAGTCAGTGGCGGCAGGAACATACCAAGTGGAAGCCGTGAGTCAGCCCGCCTGTATTCGGCAGTGCGCCAGTCCAGCCTGTAATTGATCGATATTTTGCGGATCGGCGAAGATCAGCTCGATCCGCGAGTCCTTGCGCCATTCGCTGGCTGTCCAGTTCAACGTTGAGTTATCCAGCGCATTCGCCGAAACCCAACCGTCCGCACTGCGGATAACCAGTTTGGCCCTTGCCCACAAAAAACTTTCAAGCCAAACGGCCAGTCGCTGCGTGTCGAACTGCTGGCTCGAATGCCAGCGCCATCCGATACTCCAACCGCCCTCCTGCGCCTGACTCAGGCAAATGGGTTGGGTCGGATCGCTCCAGACTGTCGGCATCTGCGCCAGTCCTTTGG
The sequence above is drawn from the Pseudomonas sp. FP2196 genome and encodes:
- a CDS encoding DUF3301 domain-containing protein, whose protein sequence is MLTLENIFVLMLFAAAGAWLWHNHGLRERALERVKQHCINVGVELLDGNVALKKIGLIKDANGRRRLARIYNFEFTVTGETRHNGTITQFGAHSAQIELAPYPAPFDDTPPVVEVHKPRAEVIELSQWRQEHTKWKP